The genomic window TCGCAACAAGTGATAGTACAGTATTAATTTTAGGCGAAACAGGAACAGGGAAAGAGCTGATAGCTCGCGCTGTTCATCGATTGAGTGATCGCCATAATCGCGCCATGATCAAAATGAATTGTGCTGCCGTTCCTTCTGGATTACTCGAAAGTGATTTATTTGGTCATGATAAAGGGGCATTTACAGGCGCAACAACAACACATATTGGCCGTTTTGAAATGGCAGATAAAAGCACTCTATTTCTTGATGAAATAGGTGATATGCCATTAGAACTGCAACCTAAATTATTGCGAGTTTTGCAAGAAAGAGAAATTGAACGAATTGGTGGCAATAAAGTTATTCCTGTCGATGTTAGACTTATTGCTGCAACTAATCGTAACTTAAAATTAATGACAGATGATCGAGAGTTTCGTGAAGATCTTTATTATCGTTTAAATGTATTCCCTATTTATATTCCCGCATTACGCGAACGGACTGAAGATATTCCATTATTGGCAACTTACTTTACTCAAAAGATTGCCCAAAGAATGAATCGGAAAATTGATTGTATTCCTCGCGATGCACTTGAACAATTAACACTTTATCCTTGGCCGGGCAATGTTAGAGAGCTCGAAAATGTGATTGAACGTGCGGTTATTTTAACTCGAGGCAATACATTGAATATACAATTACATGAGTTAAATATTCCCAAACCTTCTCGACTTAAAAAAGCATTAGCCACACCAAGTTCAATTGAAAAGCATATGCAAACAAAGCCACCTGAAAGTGATGATGATGAAAGAGATAGAATTATTGCCGCATTAAAAGAGACAAATGGTGTTGTTGCTGGAGCAAGAGGGGCTGCAACACGTTTAGGGCTAAAACGAACAACACTATTATCTCGAATGCAACGTTTAGGTATTTCAGTCCAAGATTTATTTTAGTTTTACTGGATACTTATTCTGTTGGTTGCGAATACAGAAAACTTGGTGTTTACAATAATAAATAATAATAGAAATGAAATTTTGAAAAAATGATTTTTAGTTTCTCCATTAAAATTAACCATAAATATTTTAGAAAATAAGAGTGATATAGTTAAGTTACCAGTAGAGCTTAAACTTAATATAAAAAAGCCCCCAATAATTAACTATTCAATTATTGGGGAGCATTTATTTAACCATCAGCTTTTTCTATAACAATCAAACCAATCATTGAGTTCTAAGCACCTTCAGCTGCTTCGCGTAAACGACGTTTAATTGCCGTATATTCTTGAACAACATAGTGTTCCGCTTTTGGTTGATCTGCTATTGGTTCGACACGCACTGCACAATATTTATATTCTGGTGTTTTCGTTATTGGGCTGAGGTTTTCAGCCACTAACTCATTACAAGCCCCAATCCACCATTGGTAAGTCATATAAACAGCGCCTTTATTTGGTCGGTCACTGATATTAGCTCGGGTAATCACCTTACCTTGTCGTGAACAAACCCATACGAGTTCTTTATTTTTAATACCCAGTGCTTTTGCATCTTCGGTATTAATTTGAATAAAGCCAGGTTCATCCGCTAAGGCAGCCAATGCCTTACAGTTACCCGTCATTGAACGACATGAGTAGTGTCCAACTTCACGTACAGTAGCAAGAACCATTGGGTATTCTGCACTGACTTGGTCAATAGGTGGTCGCCAATCACAAGTAAAGAATTGCCCTTTACCATTTGGTGTATCAAATTGACCACCTTCATAAAGGTATTCTGTTCCTTCACTTTCCAAAGTACGACACGGCCATTGAATATAAGCAAGATCTGCCATTTTTTCGTATGTCGCGCCATAATAGAGAGGACAAAGTTCACGAAGCTCATCCCAAATCTCTTTGGTGTTGTTGTAATGCATCGGGTAGTCCATCGCCGTGGACATCAAGCTAATGATTTGCCAGTCAGTTTTTACATCACCAACAGGTTCTACTGCTTTATAAAAACGTTGGAAACCACGGTCAGCCGATGTATAAACACCTTCATGTTCACCCCATGATGTGGCAGGGAAAATAACATCCGCAATAGCGGCGGTTTTTGTCATAAAGATATCTTGAACAATCAATAGCTCTAACTTGTCGAAAGTCCGACGAATAGTGGCAAGATCAGGCTCAGTTTGTAGTGGATCTTCCCCCATGACATAGTGCGCTTTTAATACACCTTCATCGATAAAGTGAGGAACTTCACTAAGCGGAATACCATTTTCCTCTGGCATCTTTTCAATGCCCCAAAATTCAGCAAATTTCGCCAATGCTTCTTTATCATTAACGTATTGATAACCCGGTAATGTGTTAGGTAGCGCCCCCATATCACAAGCACCTTGTACGTTATTTTGACCACGTACAGGACCTACACCAACATTAGCCTTACCTAAATTACCAGTTAATAAAGCAAGACTTGTCAGTGATTGGACGGTTTCAACCCCTTGATAAAACTGAGTAACCCCCATTCCCCACAGAATTGTTGCTGTTTCAGCATTCGCATACATACGCGCTGTATTACGGATATCTTCAGCTTTAATTCCGGTTATTTCCTCGACAGATTCAGGTGTATAAGGTGCCACTAATGCACAATATTCATCGAATTTTTCAGTGTGTTCTTCAACAAAAGATTTGTCATACAGATTTTCTTCAATAATGACATACGCCAATGCATTCAATAGCGCAATATTAGAACCGTTCTTTAAAGGTAAATGAATATCGGCAATACGTGCTGTTTCAATATAACGGGGGTCACAAACAATAATCTGTGCGCCCTTTTCTTTGGCTCTTAAAATACGGCGAGCAACAATAGGATGTGAGTCTGCGGCATTATAACCGAAGACAAAAATACATTTAGTATCCTCAATTTCAACAATTGAGTTACTCATTGCGCCATTACCGACCGAACGCTGCAGACCTGCAACCGAAGGGCCGTGTCAGACACGCGCACAGCAGTCGATATTGTTACTACCGACAGCAGCACGAACAAATTTTTGCATAACGAAGTTAGCTTCATTACCGGGACCACGTGAAGACCCGGTCGTCATGATAGCCTTTGGACCATATTTTTCTTTAATCGCTAATAGGCGAGAGCTAGCAAATTCAATCGCTTCTTCCCAAGAAACAACCTCTAATTTGCCACCTCGTTGGCGGCGGATCATTGGATTTTTTAAACGTGGTGTTAGAATTTTTGTATCATGAATGAAGTCCCACCCGTAATAACCTTTCAGGCATAACTCCCCTTCATTGGTATGACCATCAGCACCTTCCGCACCAATGATCTTCCCGTTTTCAACCTTCAAGTAGATTTTGCAACCTGAGGCACAATACGGGCAGACTGTGATGACTTTTTCCATCAACATTGCTCCTATGTTTTCATTTAGCGGCAATGCCGCCTTATCCTCCTTATTAATGCAGGGTTTATGCCAGTTTTCACAGCATGACAAAAATTAATTATTTTATTATTTATCAATTAATTACTATTTATACCCATGCGTTTTATGACGATAAAATCGAAGGATTCGTCAAAAGTGTCGAAAAGCGGTTAATTGAGGGATCACTGAAGATATTGTGTTCATCTTCAGTGAGTTAATTTCATTGCGAATATAGAAGAGAAGTTATTATCTTAGCTAAAGTAAAAAATTAGCAAATACGCGGCAATGGCTCGCTATGCGGGAAATCTAATAACCGCGATGTTCCAAAAATCCCAACAAGCTTCACTTGCTTATTCTTTGTGACGCTGCCAATTGTTTTGGCATTCATGCCAAGAGGATGTTGATGTAATGCAGCCAATACCTGCTCTTCGGCTTCTGGTTTAACCACAATGACTAATTTACCTTCATTGGCAAAATTAAGCGGTTCTAAACCTAATAATTCGCAAACGCCTCGCACAGCAGAAGAAACGGGTAAATCAGCCTCATTCACTGAAATTCCACAGCCGCTTGCTTGAGCAAACTCATGCAATATTGCCGTTACTCCGCCACGCGTTGCATCTCGTAATGCTCGTACACCAGCAATTTCACGTAATGGGGCAATCAAAGGCGTGAGTACAGCACAGTCACTACTCAATTCAGCTTCAAGCCCTAGTTGTTCTCGAAGATTTAAAATAGTGGCACCGTGATCGCCTAATGTTCCACTGACAATCACTTTATCCTCAGGTTGAATTTGCTGTGCCCCCCAATGAATATGAGTTGGGATCACACCAATACCTGCCGTGTTGATAAAAATTTTATCCGCCGCACCACGTTGAACAACTTTGGTATCACCCGTCACGATTTCAACGCCAGCAGCGGAAGCTGTTGCTGCCATTGATTCAACAATAGTTTGTAACTTAGCTAACTCAAATCCTTCTTCCAAAATAAACCCGCAAGAAAGATATTTGGGAATTGCGCCACTCACAGCAACATCATTTACTGTACCGCAAACCGCTAATTTACCAATATTTCCCCCCGGAAAGAAAAGTGGATCAATCACATAGCTATCCGTGCTAAAAGCGAGTTGATCACCTAATGTTGTTAATTCTGCTAAGGATAGCCGAGCTTGATCTTCTCGTTCATTGAGTGCTTGGTTAGCAAAAGCCTGCAAAAATAGTTGCTCAATTAACTGCTGCATTGCTTGCCCGCCACTACCATGTGCCATTGTGACAACATCATTAGCATGAGAACTCATTTATGCCTCCCGGCGATATTGATAATAAGCAGCACAAGCGCCTTCAGAAGAGACCATCAACGCGCCAAATGCTGTTTGTGGCGTACAACGCTGACCAAATAATGGGCACTGACTTGGCTTACAGCGGCCAGTTAAAACATCACCGCAACGGGCTTGTGGATCATCAGAAACTTGATGAGGTTGCACATTAAAACGCAACTCAGCATCAAACGATTTATAATCATTAGTAAGTTGAACACCTGAATCAGCAATTTCACCAAGCCCGCGCCATTCACTGCTTGCCTTTAATTCAAAGACTTCATCTAATGCTTTCATTGCTAAAAGATTGCCACCATCTGCGACAATACGTTTATATTGGTTTTCAACAATACAACGTCTTTCAGCTATTTGATCAACCAACATGGCAATAGATTGCAAAATATCAAGTGGCTCAAAACCCGTCACAACTAAGGGTTTATTGAATTCATCAGTAATGAAACGATAAGGATAAGAACCAATGACCATGCTGACATGGCCTGGTGCTAAAAAGCCATCAATTCGCACATCAGGCTGCTCTAATAAGCTACGAAGCGTTGGAATAATGGTAATATGTTGGCAAAATACCGTGAAATTGTTTAAGTGGCGCAAACGCGCTTGCTGTAAGGTTAATGCCGTACTTGGCATGGTTGTTTCAAAACCAAGCCCAAAGAAAACCACTTCTCTGTCCGGATTTTGTTCTGCTAACGTCAAAGCGTCCAAAGGTGAATAAACGATGCGAACATCTGCGCCTCGGCGTTTAGCATCAAGCAATGAACCGTTTTTACCCGGAACACGCATCGCATCACCATAAGTACAAAAAATGACTTCAGGTCTTTCTGCAATTTCAATGCAACCATCAATGCGCCCCATTGGGAGCACACAAACGGGACAACCAGGCCCATGCACAAACTCAATTTCGGGTGGTAAAAGTTGGTCAATACCAAACTTGAAAATTGCATGAGTGTGCCCACCGCAAACTTCCATAAATTGTAATGGGCGTTGTTTTGCTCTAGGGATTAAAGCGATCCGCTGGCGAATATGATTGAGTAAAACTTTCGCTAAAGCTGGGTCACGAAATTCATCGACATACAGCATCTGTCGCTCCTGAATTTAACCCACTAAAATCACTGACTTGCTCTTCCAACTGGCTCATAGACATCAGCGCATCAAGTGTAGACTGGGCCTCTTCTTCATTGATGATACTCATTGCAAAACCAACATGAACAAGTACCCATTGACCTAATAATTCCGCTGTGTCACCTTCACAGATTAGCCCAATATTAATATCCCGCTTAACACCGCAGACATCAACTTGTGCTAATTGGTGAATGTCTTCACCAACAGCAACAATTTTTCCCGGAATACCTAAGCACATAGCTGTGCCTCAAGCCAAGTAAGCCATGTATCCATACCTTCACCACTTGTAGCTGAAACTTGAATAACTTTAATATCAGGATTAACGCGTTTTGCATAAGAAATGCATGCTTCGACGTCAAATTGCAAATAAGGGAGCAAATCGATTTTGTTTAAAATCATAATATCCGACGCCGCAAACATATGCGGATATTTAATCGGTTTATCTTCCCCTTCAGTGACAGATAAAATAGCAACTTTATGGCGTTCGCCTAAATCAAAACTTGCAGGGCATACCAAATTGCCCACATTTTCAATAAACAGTAAACTATTGTTTTCTAATCCTAAACGTTCCATTGCATCATGGATCATCTGCGCATCTAAATGGCAACCTTTGCCAGTATTGACTTGAATTGCAGGTACACCTGT from Providencia sneebia DSM 19967 includes these protein-coding regions:
- a CDS encoding sigma 54-interacting transcriptional regulator; amino-acid sequence: MGTPEDNQHIQHERDQYRILVDITNSVLSHLEMDGLVAEVSREIYRFFGISQISVALCDNYSSAVYRCYSSYYSHSKSVEKTQYHLNELHPDLVQVLENNIPMRLTLDPKTEDPLYQHVCTQGMTETLLLPLAFNHKPLGVLILSHEDDHIFTDDNNNLLKQIAARFAIAVDNAAAYGEITRLKDSLKNENLWLNEQIHKMDSFSDIIYQSEAMRNVLEQVDLVATSDSTVLILGETGTGKELIARAVHRLSDRHNRAMIKMNCAAVPSGLLESDLFGHDKGAFTGATTTHIGRFEMADKSTLFLDEIGDMPLELQPKLLRVLQEREIERIGGNKVIPVDVRLIAATNRNLKLMTDDREFREDLYYRLNVFPIYIPALRERTEDIPLLATYFTQKIAQRMNRKIDCIPRDALEQLTLYPWPGNVRELENVIERAVILTRGNTLNIQLHELNIPKPSRLKKALATPSSIEKHMQTKPPESDDDERDRIIAALKETNGVVAGARGAATRLGLKRTTLLSRMQRLGISVQDLF
- the fdhF gene encoding formate dehydrogenase subunit alpha, coding for MEKVITVCPYCASGCKIYLKVENGKIIGAEGADGHTNEGELCLKGYYGWDFIHDTKILTPRLKNPMIRRQRGGKLEVVSWEEAIEFASSRLLAIKEKYGPKAIMTTGSSRGPGNEANFVMQKFVRAAVGSNNIDCCARVUHGPSVAGLQRSVGNGAMSNSIVEIEDTKCIFVFGYNAADSHPIVARRILRAKEKGAQIIVCDPRYIETARIADIHLPLKNGSNIALLNALAYVIIEENLYDKSFVEEHTEKFDEYCALVAPYTPESVEEITGIKAEDIRNTARMYANAETATILWGMGVTQFYQGVETVQSLTSLALLTGNLGKANVGVGPVRGQNNVQGACDMGALPNTLPGYQYVNDKEALAKFAEFWGIEKMPEENGIPLSEVPHFIDEGVLKAHYVMGEDPLQTEPDLATIRRTFDKLELLIVQDIFMTKTAAIADVIFPATSWGEHEGVYTSADRGFQRFYKAVEPVGDVKTDWQIISLMSTAMDYPMHYNNTKEIWDELRELCPLYYGATYEKMADLAYIQWPCRTLESEGTEYLYEGGQFDTPNGKGQFFTCDWRPPIDQVSAEYPMVLATVREVGHYSCRSMTGNCKALAALADEPGFIQINTEDAKALGIKNKELVWVCSRQGKVITRANISDRPNKGAVYMTYQWWIGACNELVAENLSPITKTPEYKYCAVRVEPIADQPKAEHYVVQEYTAIKRRLREAAEGA
- the hypE gene encoding hydrogenase expression/formation protein HypE, with protein sequence MSSHANDVVTMAHGSGGQAMQQLIEQLFLQAFANQALNEREDQARLSLAELTTLGDQLAFSTDSYVIDPLFFPGGNIGKLAVCGTVNDVAVSGAIPKYLSCGFILEEGFELAKLQTIVESMAATASAAGVEIVTGDTKVVQRGAADKIFINTAGIGVIPTHIHWGAQQIQPEDKVIVSGTLGDHGATILNLREQLGLEAELSSDCAVLTPLIAPLREIAGVRALRDATRGGVTAILHEFAQASGCGISVNEADLPVSSAVRGVCELLGLEPLNFANEGKLVIVVKPEAEEQVLAALHQHPLGMNAKTIGSVTKNKQVKLVGIFGTSRLLDFPHSEPLPRIC
- the hypD gene encoding hydrogenase formation protein HypD, whose amino-acid sequence is MLYVDEFRDPALAKVLLNHIRQRIALIPRAKQRPLQFMEVCGGHTHAIFKFGIDQLLPPEIEFVHGPGCPVCVLPMGRIDGCIEIAERPEVIFCTYGDAMRVPGKNGSLLDAKRRGADVRIVYSPLDALTLAEQNPDREVVFFGLGFETTMPSTALTLQQARLRHLNNFTVFCQHITIIPTLRSLLEQPDVRIDGFLAPGHVSMVIGSYPYRFITDEFNKPLVVTGFEPLDILQSIAMLVDQIAERRCIVENQYKRIVADGGNLLAMKALDEVFELKASSEWRGLGEIADSGVQLTNDYKSFDAELRFNVQPHQVSDDPQARCGDVLTGRCKPSQCPLFGQRCTPQTAFGALMVSSEGACAAYYQYRREA
- the hybG gene encoding hydrogenase maturation factor HybG → MCLGIPGKIVAVGEDIHQLAQVDVCGVKRDINIGLICEGDTAELLGQWVLVHVGFAMSIINEEEAQSTLDALMSMSQLEEQVSDFSGLNSGATDAVCR